From Spirosoma aerolatum, one genomic window encodes:
- a CDS encoding DUF983 domain-containing protein, translating to MLKGTKLNSILFNKCPRCQEGDFFVSKSAYNLKQFDKMHEECSHCHLRYSPEPGFFTGAMYVSYAYYVAFIISSFVLFYAILDINLDYYLIVLLPSLIILTPFFFRLARRTWINFFVNYRPEMARMAGNSLQMKANSKALQ from the coding sequence ATGTTAAAGGGAACCAAACTCAATAGCATTCTTTTCAATAAATGCCCACGTTGCCAGGAAGGTGATTTTTTTGTGAGTAAAAGCGCCTATAACCTGAAACAGTTCGACAAAATGCACGAGGAGTGCAGCCATTGCCATCTGCGGTATTCGCCGGAGCCGGGCTTTTTTACCGGAGCCATGTATGTGAGCTATGCCTATTACGTAGCCTTTATCATTAGCTCCTTCGTACTCTTTTATGCCATACTGGACATCAATCTGGACTACTATCTGATCGTCCTCCTGCCGTCGCTAATAATTCTGACTCCCTTCTTTTTTCGGCTTGCCCGACGAACCTGGATCAATTTTTTTGTGAATTATCGACCGGAAATGGCAAGAATGGCTGGTAACTCCTTGCAAATGAAAGCGAATTCGAAGGCGTTGCAATAG
- a CDS encoding MBL fold metallo-hydrolase, protein MKVEQIYTGCLAEAAYYIESEGEAAIIDPLRETSPYLERATADGATIKYIFETHFHADFVSGHLDLSAKTGATIVFGPTAQPGYTAHIAKDDEEFPVGKVTIRLLHTPGHTMESSTFLLIDENGKETAIFTGDTLFIGDVGRPDLAVKTDLTREDLAGYLYDSLHTKILPLPDAVIVYPGHGAGSACGKNMSKEITDTLGNQKRFNYALQARSKEEFVKEVTAGLMPPPQYFPKNAVLNKMGYERVDAILQQGTQALSPAAFEAAANEVGALMIDVRTAQEFAKGFILNSVNIGLEGQFASWVGTLVPDLKQPILLIAPEGKEEEAVLRLARVGYDNCIGYLLGGFASWQAENRAVDTITFVTADTFVERYEKNPDLPILDVRRKSEFESEHIVGAENLPLDYLNDNMARIDRRKTYYVHCAGGYRSMVAISILKARGFTNLIDVAGGFAAIKKTGNLPLTDYVCPTTLL, encoded by the coding sequence ATGAAGGTAGAGCAAATTTATACCGGCTGTCTGGCCGAGGCCGCTTATTACATTGAGAGTGAAGGCGAAGCGGCTATCATCGACCCCCTGCGCGAAACCAGTCCTTATCTCGAACGGGCAACTGCCGATGGGGCTACGATTAAATACATTTTTGAAACCCATTTCCATGCCGACTTTGTATCGGGTCACCTCGACCTATCGGCCAAGACTGGAGCCACCATCGTATTCGGCCCAACGGCCCAACCTGGTTATACTGCCCATATCGCTAAAGACGACGAGGAATTTCCAGTAGGCAAGGTGACGATTCGGTTGCTGCATACGCCGGGTCATACGATGGAATCATCGACGTTTTTATTGATCGACGAGAATGGCAAAGAAACCGCCATTTTCACGGGCGATACCCTATTTATTGGCGATGTTGGTCGCCCTGACCTGGCCGTAAAAACCGACCTTACCCGCGAAGACCTGGCCGGGTATCTGTACGACAGCCTGCATACAAAAATTTTACCCCTGCCCGATGCGGTAATTGTGTACCCAGGCCATGGGGCTGGCTCGGCCTGTGGTAAAAATATGAGTAAAGAAATCACCGATACGCTGGGGAATCAGAAACGCTTCAATTACGCCTTGCAGGCTCGCTCGAAAGAGGAGTTCGTGAAGGAAGTTACAGCCGGACTGATGCCCCCTCCGCAGTATTTTCCGAAAAATGCAGTGCTCAATAAAATGGGCTACGAACGGGTCGATGCGATACTTCAGCAAGGTACTCAGGCACTGTCGCCAGCTGCGTTCGAAGCAGCCGCCAATGAGGTTGGGGCTTTGATGATCGATGTTCGAACGGCCCAGGAGTTTGCCAAAGGATTTATTCTGAACTCGGTCAATATTGGCTTGGAAGGGCAGTTTGCTAGCTGGGTTGGTACACTGGTGCCTGATCTGAAACAACCGATTTTATTGATTGCCCCCGAAGGGAAAGAGGAGGAAGCAGTGCTGCGACTAGCCCGTGTTGGCTACGACAATTGCATTGGCTATTTGCTGGGTGGGTTTGCGTCCTGGCAGGCAGAAAACCGGGCGGTCGACACGATTACCTTCGTTACTGCCGATACGTTTGTTGAACGCTACGAAAAGAACCCAGATTTACCCATACTGGACGTTCGGCGGAAAAGCGAATTTGAGTCAGAGCATATTGTCGGCGCTGAGAACCTGCCGCTCGATTACCTGAACGACAACATGGCTCGAATCGACCGTCGTAAAACGTATTACGTTCACTGTGCTGGTGGCTATCGGTCGATGGTGGCCATCTCGATTCTGAAAGCACGGGGGTTCACCAATCTGATCGACGTAGCCGGTGGCTTTGCAGCCATCAAGAAGACCGGGAACCTACCGCTTACTGATTACGTGTGTCCAACTACACTTCTTTAA
- a CDS encoding YeeE/YedE family protein, translating into MEFIDLIRKPWPWYVAGPLIGLTVPTLLLIGNKSFGISSSLRHICAACLPAGIPFFQYNWKREIWNLFFVTGVLLGGFLAANFLENPTAIQLAPATISDLRVLGIQDFSGLMPADLFNTANLFTLKGLIFFVVGGFLVGFGTRWAGGCTAGHSITGLSNLQWPSLIATCCFMIGGFTMTHLILPYLMKWF; encoded by the coding sequence ATGGAGTTTATCGACCTCATTCGTAAGCCCTGGCCCTGGTATGTGGCCGGGCCACTGATCGGCCTAACCGTTCCAACCCTGTTACTGATCGGCAATAAATCATTCGGTATTTCGTCGTCGCTTCGGCATATCTGTGCTGCCTGCCTACCCGCTGGTATTCCGTTTTTTCAGTACAACTGGAAACGGGAAATCTGGAATTTGTTTTTTGTAACGGGTGTGCTGCTTGGTGGTTTTCTGGCGGCTAATTTTCTGGAAAATCCAACTGCTATTCAACTTGCTCCCGCTACCATTTCTGACCTTAGGGTGCTTGGCATACAGGACTTTTCGGGACTGATGCCCGCCGACTTATTTAATACTGCCAATCTGTTTACCCTGAAAGGACTGATATTTTTTGTAGTTGGTGGGTTTCTGGTAGGCTTCGGTACGCGCTGGGCGGGTGGCTGTACAGCTGGTCATTCTATTACGGGCTTGTCGAATCTGCAATGGCCGTCGTTGATAGCCACCTGTTGTTTTATGATCGGTGGTTTCACGATGACCCACCTGATTCTGCCTTACCTGATGAAATGGTTCTAG
- a CDS encoding chloride channel protein, which translates to MRIHEELVLFFSVLKWVILSVLIGCLTGLAASGFILFIHYVIEQSNHYQYVFYWLPLSFFVANLLSQFVLKHHIGTDALIAAINRNFGKIEGSFVPTKIINVILILATGGSAGKESPCAQIGAGLGSFCANLFRVDDIDRRKMVLCGFCAGFSCVFGAPIAGALFGIEVLAVGVILYDVLLPAFVASITAYQISSALGVTFFYYPLQFVPAFGRGFFLQLLGGGIFFGLCAYGLIRAIQSSTSVVNSIPIWRPWKGLLGGVVLVGLTLLFSRDYLGLGLNLMENAIEGHPVRSYTFLLKALFTVITLSISRSGSVITPTLFIGATAGSFYADLIGADHSTFAAIGFVSLLAGSANTPIACSILAIELFGAEVAPYAAISCVISFLMSGHRSLYASQVLTIPKSSAIPTEIGQEFNAMVSPIIRWRVHVPNWLKKIAQRFRR; encoded by the coding sequence ATGCGCATCCATGAAGAACTGGTTTTGTTTTTTAGTGTCCTTAAATGGGTCATTCTGTCGGTACTGATTGGTTGTCTGACGGGTCTGGCGGCATCGGGCTTCATTCTCTTTATTCATTATGTGATCGAGCAAAGCAATCACTATCAGTATGTATTTTATTGGCTTCCACTCAGCTTTTTCGTCGCTAACCTACTGAGTCAGTTTGTCTTAAAACATCATATTGGCACCGATGCCCTGATTGCAGCCATCAACCGAAACTTTGGCAAAATCGAAGGAAGCTTCGTTCCTACCAAAATCATAAATGTCATCCTGATTCTGGCTACGGGAGGATCGGCGGGTAAAGAAAGTCCGTGTGCACAAATCGGAGCGGGATTAGGCAGTTTCTGCGCCAATCTATTCCGAGTTGATGATATTGACCGACGAAAAATGGTGCTATGTGGCTTTTGTGCGGGTTTCTCCTGTGTGTTTGGCGCTCCCATTGCAGGGGCATTGTTCGGCATTGAAGTACTGGCCGTAGGCGTTATTCTCTACGATGTGCTACTACCCGCTTTCGTGGCTTCGATCACGGCCTATCAGATTTCCTCGGCGTTGGGGGTCACTTTTTTCTATTACCCGCTTCAGTTTGTTCCGGCATTCGGCCGAGGTTTCTTCCTGCAATTGCTGGGTGGTGGCATCTTCTTCGGGCTTTGCGCCTATGGGCTGATTCGGGCAATTCAATCCAGTACATCGGTAGTAAATTCCATTCCAATCTGGCGCCCCTGGAAAGGCTTGTTGGGCGGTGTGGTACTGGTTGGCCTGACACTTTTGTTCTCCCGCGATTATCTGGGCCTGGGGCTCAATCTGATGGAAAATGCGATCGAAGGACATCCCGTGAGGTCGTATACTTTTTTGTTGAAAGCCCTCTTCACGGTTATTACCCTGAGCATCAGCCGGAGTGGAAGCGTTATTACACCCACTTTATTTATTGGCGCTACGGCAGGTAGTTTTTACGCTGACCTTATCGGAGCAGATCATTCAACATTCGCGGCCATTGGCTTTGTAAGTCTGCTGGCGGGTTCGGCCAACACGCCCATTGCCTGTAGCATTTTAGCCATCGAACTGTTTGGCGCTGAGGTTGCCCCCTACGCAGCTATTTCCTGCGTTATTAGCTTTCTGATGTCCGGCCATCGTAGCCTGTACGCATCGCAGGTTCTTACTATACCCAAGTCCAGTGCAATACCAACCGAAATTGGCCAGGAATTCAACGCCATGGTATCACCCATAATTCGATGGCGGGTTCATGTACCAAACTGGTTAAAAAAGATAGCTCAGCGTTTTCGTAGGTAA
- the trxA gene encoding thioredoxin yields the protein METPKKETFNEIIQGDIPVLVDFSAEWCGPCKMMTPILNEFAGHMGDRVRVLKIDVDQSPTVASSYRIQGVPTLILFQKGRVVWRQSGITEARQLEYVVNQLAAAPAR from the coding sequence ATGGAAACGCCGAAAAAAGAAACGTTTAATGAAATCATCCAGGGCGATATCCCCGTCCTCGTCGATTTCTCTGCCGAATGGTGCGGGCCCTGTAAAATGATGACCCCTATTCTGAACGAGTTTGCCGGACACATGGGCGACCGAGTCCGCGTCTTGAAAATTGATGTCGACCAAAGCCCTACCGTTGCCAGTTCATACCGGATTCAGGGTGTACCCACCCTTATCCTGTTTCAAAAAGGGCGGGTCGTTTGGCGACAGTCAGGTATAACCGAGGCTCGGCAACTGGAATACGTAGTGAATCAGCTTGCAGCGGCCCCAGCCCGATAA
- a CDS encoding DUF6691 family protein, whose product MQHIENFDALACDAPNDMKKAESGLANLKFLMVGVMFGIVFVKAEIISWFRIQEMFRMQSFHMYGVIGSAVLVAMLSVWLIKRFRIKTLAGETVEFHTKAFNKGQIFGGLLFGLGWVITGACPGPLFAQIGSGYVVVVATLLSAVAGTWVYGYLREKLPH is encoded by the coding sequence ATGCAACACATAGAAAACTTTGATGCGTTGGCGTGCGATGCGCCCAACGATATGAAAAAAGCCGAAAGCGGTCTTGCCAATCTCAAGTTCCTGATGGTTGGGGTCATGTTCGGCATTGTGTTCGTAAAAGCTGAAATCATTTCGTGGTTTCGTATTCAGGAAATGTTCCGGATGCAGAGCTTCCATATGTATGGCGTTATTGGCTCGGCGGTGCTGGTCGCTATGCTGTCGGTATGGCTCATTAAACGCTTCAGGATCAAAACACTGGCGGGTGAAACGGTCGAATTTCACACCAAGGCGTTCAACAAAGGGCAAATTTTTGGTGGCTTGTTGTTTGGCCTTGGGTGGGTTATTACAGGGGCCTGTCCGGGTCCATTGTTTGCCCAGATTGGTAGCGGTTATGTAGTTGTAGTGGCTACCTTGCTGAGTGCTGTGGCGGGTACGTGGGTGTATGGGTATCTACGAGAAAAACTACCTCACTGA
- a CDS encoding YgaP family membrane protein gives MKKNMGSADRIIRIIIAVILIALFATDILTGTWGMISLVVAAIFIATSLVSTCPLYLPFGIRTNRARKHAN, from the coding sequence ATGAAAAAGAACATGGGTTCTGCTGACCGAATCATTCGGATTATTATTGCCGTGATACTAATTGCCCTGTTTGCGACAGATATTCTTACCGGCACCTGGGGCATGATAAGTTTGGTGGTTGCTGCCATATTCATCGCTACCAGCCTGGTTAGTACTTGTCCGCTCTATCTGCCGTTTGGCATTCGAACCAACCGGGCCCGAAAACACGCCAATTAA